In Streptomyces sclerotialus, the DNA window GCCACCGCGCTGAACCGCTCGCCGGGCATCGACGACTGGTCGGCCCGCCCCGACGAGGACCACCCGCGGCCGGTCGTCCTCGTCCACGGCACGTTCGGCAACGCCGAGACCTACTGGCTGACCGTCGCCCCTGTCCTCGCCGCCGCCGGATACAGCGTCTTCCGGCTCGACTACGGGGCCGACCCCCGCATCCCCGTGATGCACGGCCTCGCCTCCATGGAGGAGTCGGCGGAGGAACTGGCCGCCTTCGTGGAACGCGTACTGGCGGCCACCGGCGCGGAGAAGGTCGACATCATCGGCCACTCGCAGGGCGGCATGCTCCCGCGCTACTACCTCAAGTACCTCGGCGGCGCCGCCAAGGTGCACCACCTGATCGGGCTGGCCCCGAACAACCACGGCACCACCGGCAACGGCATCGCCGCGCTCATGAAGCAGTACCCGATGTCCATCGAGCTCACCAACATGGTCATGCCCGCGCTCACCGAGCAGCACAAGGGCAGCGACTTCATGAACAAGCTCAACGACGGCCCCGACACCGTCGAAGGAGTGCGCTACACCGTCATCGCGACCAAGTACGACGAAGTGGTCACGCCCTACACCTCGTGCTGGCTCCGGGGCCCGGACGTCCGCAACGTCCTCCTCCAGGACCTGTGCGTCGCCGACCTCAGCGAGCACAACGCCGTCGTCTACTCGCCGTTCGCCATGCGCGAGGTGCTGCGCGCGCTCGCACCGGCGAAGCCGGACAAGACCAAGGAGGCCGCCCCGGCGGCGGCGCCGCAGCCGAAGCCGGCCCCCTGACGCACCCCGCAAGGAGGATCAGGTGCCCGCGTGCAGCGCGGGCACCAGTTCCCGCGCCGCCTCGGCCAGCTGATCACGCTGCGCCCCCGGGTCCAGCGACCCGATGCGCAGGATCACATGGCGCGCACCGGCCCGCACGTACCCGCCGAGCCACTCCGCGCACTCCTGCGCGCTGCCGTACCCGAACGCCTGGAACTCCGCCATCTGCTCCAGCGAGCGCCCGTAGTACGCCTGGGTGTAGGCGTCCAGCTGCTTGCGCGCCGCAGCCCGGTCCGGATCGACCGCCACCGTCGCGTACAGGCCCGGCGTGACGGCGTCCGCCGGGCGCCCCCGCTCAGCGGCCAGCTCACCGATCCGCTCCCAGGCCCGTGCGTAGGCGCCCGCGTCCGGCAGGAACGGCAGCCATCCGTCGTACAGTTCCGCCGTCCGCGCCAGCACCCGCGGGGTGTCGCTGCCCGCCAGCCAGAGCGGGGGACCGGCGGGCGAGGACGGGGTGGGCAGCCGGCCGAAGGAACCGGGCGGCCCGTCAGCGGCCGGCGCGCCGCCGCGCCACACCTCCCGCCACCGCCGGACCGTCGCGTCCAGCCGCGCGAAGCGCCCGGTGTACGCCACGTCCACCGCGGCGAACTCCGCGGCCGTCTCCGGCACCGGGAAGCCCGCGCCGAGCCCGGCGATCAGACGCCCCGCGGCCGCCCGGTCCAGGCTCGCCAGCTGGTGCGCGCCGAGCAGTGGGTGCCGCAGGGCCGCGGTGAAGGCCGCCGTGCCCAGCGTGACCCGGGTGGTGACGGCCGCCGCCGCGGCCAGTACCACCACCGGGTCCAGTCGGGGCCGGGCCAGCAGCGAGTCCCCCGTCCACACCGAGTCGTAACCGAGCCGTTCCGCCTCGCGGGCGAAGTCCAGCAGCGGTGCCACGGTGTGGTCACCGTTGATCGCCGCCTCCCGCGTCGGCAGCAGGACACCGACCAGCGGCCGCCGTCCGTCCGTCCGTTCCCCGGTGCTCATCCGTTGCCTCCCGACCTGACGTACCGTCAATTGACCTTGCGTTCCCGGCCCTGCCACAGCGGGTCCCGCAGGGCACGGCGCAGCACCTTGCCGTTGGGGTTGCGCGGCAGCTCGGCCAGGAACTCGTAGACCGCGGGGATCTTGAAGTCGGCGAGCCGGCCCCGCAGGAACCGCATCAGCTCACGCGGGGTGGCCCGGCCGTCCGGCCGCAGCACGACGTACGCGTGCAGGGCCTCGCCCCAGCGTTCGTCCGGCACGCCCACGACGGCCGCCTCGGCCACCGCGGGATGCGCGGCGAGCGCGTGCTCGATCTCGGTCGGATAGACGTTCTCGCCGCCGATGATGACCGTGTCGTCGATCCGGTCGCTGAGGAAGAGATAGCCGTCGGCGTCGAGCCGGCCCGCGTCCCCCATGCGGACCCAGCCGTCCCGTACCGTCTCGCGGGTGGCCGCAGGCTGCCGGTGATAGCCCAGCATGCGCGCGGGGCTGCGGACCCAGACCTCGCCGACGGCACCGGGCGGCAGCTCCCGGCCGTCCTCCCCGGTGATCCGCAGGTCGATGCCGGGGTAGGCCCGCCCGGCCGCCGCCAGCCGCGGACTGCCGGGCACGTGGTCACCGGGCGGCAGGCAGGCCGCGAAGTTCCCCGTCTCGGTGCTGCCGTAGATCTGCGCGAACTCGCAGCCCATCGTCTCCAGACAGCGCCGCAGGAGCGGTTCGGAGATCGGCGCGCCGCCGTAGACCACCTTCCGTACGGAGCGGAAGGCGGCGGGCCCGGCGCCCGGCTCGGCCAGCAGCATCTGGAGCATGGCGGGCGTCAGCAGGCCCTGGGTGATGCCGAGTTCGCCGATCTGCCGGAGCACGTCACCGGGGACGAACGCCGGCATGCTGACCATCGTGGCCCCCGCGACGAAGCCCTGCATCGCGTAGGACAGGCCGCCGATGTGGAAGCCCGGCATGCCGATCAGGCACCGGTCACCCGGCCGCCAGTCCACCCAGTCGCAGCCGTGCCGCACCAGCGCCTCGTCGACGCCGAAGAAGGCGCGGTGGGCCAGTACCACGCCCTTGGGCAGCCCCGTGGTGCCGCTGGTGTAGATCTGTGCCACGGCGTCGTCGGGGGCGGGCGCGGGGCCGGACAGGCGACCGCCGGACGGGCGGCCGGCCTTCCAGGCCAGGAAGCCCGAGCCGCGGCCCTCGGCGGAGTCCAGTGGCACCACCGCACACAGCTCCGGCAGGACCGCGCCGAGCTCCCCGGCGACGGCCAGCCGCTCGCGCTCGGCGAAGAGCAGCTCGGTGCCGGAGTCGCGCAGGATGTGCGCGATCTCCTCACGGGTCAGCCGCCAGTTGACCGGCACCAGCACGGCGCCGCTCTTGGCGCAGGCCAGCGCGATCTCGTAGAAGTGCTCGGACTCCTTGCCGAGGTAGGCCACCCGGGAGCCCGGACCGAGGCCGGCCGCGCGCAGCGCGTGCGCGGTGCGGTCGCTCTCCTGGTGGAGCTGTCCGTACGTGAGCGTCCGGCCCTCGCACAGCACCGCCGGGTGGCCGGCGCGGTCGGCGGCCTGCCGGGCCGCGACCGCGTCCAGCGTCCGCGGCCGGACCGTCCGCCGGGCACGTACGAGCGTGTCGTCCTGCATCCTCATCGCCCTTTCAGCCCAGCTGCCGGTCGAGGAAGTCGGTGAGCCGGTCCACGGAGGGGTGGTCGAACGTGACCGAGGCGGGCAGCGGCACGCGCAACGCGGTCTCCAGGGCGTTCTTCAGCTCCACCGCGGCGAGCGAG includes these proteins:
- a CDS encoding esterase/lipase family protein; protein product: MFPTGKGPKLPFTNPLEAVTQSVTGKMADGLALAQAAAITTQAATALNRSPGIDDWSARPDEDHPRPVVLVHGTFGNAETYWLTVAPVLAAAGYSVFRLDYGADPRIPVMHGLASMEESAEELAAFVERVLAATGAEKVDIIGHSQGGMLPRYYLKYLGGAAKVHHLIGLAPNNHGTTGNGIAALMKQYPMSIELTNMVMPALTEQHKGSDFMNKLNDGPDTVEGVRYTVIATKYDEVVTPYTSCWLRGPDVRNVLLQDLCVADLSEHNAVVYSPFAMREVLRALAPAKPDKTKEAAPAAAPQPKPAP
- a CDS encoding LLM class flavin-dependent oxidoreductase; the encoded protein is MSTGERTDGRRPLVGVLLPTREAAINGDHTVAPLLDFAREAERLGYDSVWTGDSLLARPRLDPVVVLAAAAAVTTRVTLGTAAFTAALRHPLLGAHQLASLDRAAAGRLIAGLGAGFPVPETAAEFAAVDVAYTGRFARLDATVRRWREVWRGGAPAADGPPGSFGRLPTPSSPAGPPLWLAGSDTPRVLARTAELYDGWLPFLPDAGAYARAWERIGELAAERGRPADAVTPGLYATVAVDPDRAAARKQLDAYTQAYYGRSLEQMAEFQAFGYGSAQECAEWLGGYVRAGARHVILRIGSLDPGAQRDQLAEAARELVPALHAGT
- a CDS encoding long-chain-fatty-acid--CoA ligase; this encodes MQDDTLVRARRTVRPRTLDAVAARQAADRAGHPAVLCEGRTLTYGQLHQESDRTAHALRAAGLGPGSRVAYLGKESEHFYEIALACAKSGAVLVPVNWRLTREEIAHILRDSGTELLFAERERLAVAGELGAVLPELCAVVPLDSAEGRGSGFLAWKAGRPSGGRLSGPAPAPDDAVAQIYTSGTTGLPKGVVLAHRAFFGVDEALVRHGCDWVDWRPGDRCLIGMPGFHIGGLSYAMQGFVAGATMVSMPAFVPGDVLRQIGELGITQGLLTPAMLQMLLAEPGAGPAAFRSVRKVVYGGAPISEPLLRRCLETMGCEFAQIYGSTETGNFAACLPPGDHVPGSPRLAAAGRAYPGIDLRITGEDGRELPPGAVGEVWVRSPARMLGYHRQPAATRETVRDGWVRMGDAGRLDADGYLFLSDRIDDTVIIGGENVYPTEIEHALAAHPAVAEAAVVGVPDERWGEALHAYVVLRPDGRATPRELMRFLRGRLADFKIPAVYEFLAELPRNPNGKVLRRALRDPLWQGRERKVN